In Mucilaginibacter boryungensis, a single window of DNA contains:
- a CDS encoding NADP-dependent glyceraldehyde-3-phosphate dehydrogenase has protein sequence MSFQDQLSALFVAEDQIPEQYRIEEVHQREYLSNGEMKKWDGPVSEVYSPVMIPTADGFKRKLIGTYPIGTEKEANEALDAAIAAYDNGRGEWPKMSVAGRIKCMEQFVHKMSEQRELVIKLIMWEIGKSLADSTKEFDRTVEYITATIDALKDIDRKSSSFEIAEGVVAQIRRSPLGVVLCMGPFNYPLNETFTTLIPAIIMGNTLLFKPPKHGTLLHYPLLKAFQESFPKGVVNTVYGRGANVTPGLMKTGKINVLAFIGSSKVANDLKKSHPKINRLRAVLSLDAKNAAIVTANADLKLAVNECILGALSFNGQRCTAIKIIFVHKAVADEFNQLLSEAVSKLQPGLPWNKGVNLTPVTEPGKPAYLKECIDDAIAHGAKVINENGGVTAESFVFPAVVYPVNDKMKLYREEQFGPVIPVIPYESIEEPIAYQVDSPHGMQVSIFSNDAQEVSSLIDPFVTLVSRVNINAQCQRGPDVFPFTGRKDSAEGTLSVTDALRSFSIRSLVATKMNDANKHLFNEIVEEGNSSFLSTRYIL, from the coding sequence ATGAGTTTTCAAGATCAGCTCAGTGCATTGTTTGTTGCCGAAGACCAGATACCGGAGCAATACCGTATTGAAGAGGTCCATCAGCGCGAATATTTAAGCAATGGCGAAATGAAAAAATGGGACGGCCCCGTTAGCGAAGTGTATTCGCCGGTGATGATACCAACAGCCGATGGATTTAAGCGTAAACTGATAGGTACCTATCCTATAGGTACCGAAAAAGAGGCCAACGAAGCGCTTGACGCCGCTATTGCCGCCTATGATAATGGCCGTGGCGAATGGCCTAAAATGAGTGTTGCCGGGCGCATTAAATGCATGGAGCAATTTGTGCATAAAATGAGCGAGCAGCGCGAGCTGGTGATTAAGCTGATTATGTGGGAGATAGGTAAATCGCTGGCCGACTCGACTAAGGAGTTTGACCGTACGGTTGAATACATAACCGCTACAATTGATGCCCTGAAGGATATAGACCGCAAATCATCCAGCTTTGAAATTGCTGAAGGGGTGGTGGCGCAGATCCGCCGCTCGCCATTGGGTGTGGTGCTTTGCATGGGGCCGTTTAATTATCCGTTAAATGAAACCTTTACCACACTGATCCCTGCCATCATCATGGGCAATACCTTGCTTTTCAAACCACCTAAGCATGGTACGCTTTTACACTATCCGTTGCTGAAAGCCTTCCAGGAATCCTTCCCTAAAGGGGTAGTGAATACCGTATACGGCCGGGGAGCCAACGTAACACCTGGCCTGATGAAAACAGGTAAAATTAATGTGCTGGCCTTTATCGGATCGAGCAAGGTGGCCAATGATCTGAAGAAAAGCCACCCTAAAATTAACCGCCTGCGCGCGGTGTTAAGTTTGGATGCTAAAAACGCGGCTATTGTAACCGCAAACGCCGATTTGAAACTCGCGGTAAACGAGTGTATCCTGGGCGCTTTGTCTTTCAACGGGCAGCGTTGCACCGCTATCAAGATTATTTTTGTGCATAAAGCTGTTGCTGATGAGTTTAATCAGTTGTTAAGCGAAGCTGTATCAAAATTACAACCTGGCTTACCATGGAATAAGGGCGTAAACCTTACCCCGGTAACCGAGCCAGGCAAACCGGCTTATTTAAAGGAATGTATTGACGACGCCATTGCCCACGGCGCTAAGGTTATCAATGAAAATGGCGGCGTTACTGCCGAATCGTTTGTATTCCCGGCTGTGGTTTATCCGGTTAACGACAAAATGAAATTGTATCGCGAGGAGCAGTTTGGCCCCGTTATCCCGGTTATCCCGTACGAATCGATAGAGGAGCCGATTGCTTACCAGGTTGATTCACCTCACGGCATGCAGGTGAGTATCTTTAGTAACGATGCCCAGGAGGTTTCATCGCTGATAGATCCGTTTGTTACGCTGGTTAGTCGTGTAAATATTAATGCCCAGTGCCAGCGTGGCCCGGATGTATTTCCATTTACCGGCCGTAAAGACAGTGCCGAAGGCACACTTTCAGTAACCGATGCCTTGCGCTCGTTCTCTATCCGCTCGCTGGTAGCTACAAAAATGAACGATGCCAACAAACACCTCTTTAATGAGATTGTGGAAGAAGGCAACTCTTCATTTTTAAGTACGCGGTACATATTGTAA
- a CDS encoding fumarylacetoacetate hydrolase family protein: MKLIRYGQAGKEKTGVIINDVKYDTSAFGGDYNEQFFEDNGLQRLEEFVKANEGKLAPVNDSERLGSPIARPSKIVCIGLNYADHAHETNATIPSEPVIFMKSTTSLVGPNDNIIIPKNSVKTDWEVELAIVIGKKASYVEEAEANDYIAGYVLHNDVSEREFQLERNGTWDKGKGCDTFAPLGPFLATPDELGDVDNLKLWLTVNGQPMQNGTTANFIFKIPYLIHYVSQFMTLLPGDIISTGTPAGVGLGFKPPVYLKPGDVVELGIDGLGTSKQTLVAYAKN; this comes from the coding sequence ATGAAACTTATACGATACGGACAAGCCGGAAAAGAAAAGACCGGGGTAATTATTAACGACGTTAAATACGATACATCGGCTTTTGGTGGCGATTATAACGAGCAGTTTTTTGAAGATAACGGCTTGCAGCGGCTGGAAGAGTTTGTAAAAGCTAACGAAGGTAAACTGGCCCCTGTTAATGACAGCGAACGTTTGGGCAGCCCCATTGCAAGGCCATCAAAAATTGTGTGCATCGGTTTAAATTATGCCGACCATGCGCATGAAACAAATGCGACCATACCATCAGAGCCTGTGATTTTTATGAAAAGCACTACATCCCTGGTGGGGCCTAACGACAATATCATCATCCCTAAAAATTCAGTAAAAACAGACTGGGAGGTAGAACTGGCTATTGTTATTGGCAAGAAAGCAAGCTATGTGGAAGAGGCCGAAGCTAATGATTATATAGCCGGCTATGTATTACATAACGATGTTTCTGAACGCGAGTTCCAGTTAGAGCGCAACGGAACCTGGGATAAAGGGAAAGGCTGTGATACATTTGCGCCGCTTGGGCCATTTTTGGCTACCCCCGATGAATTGGGCGACGTTGATAATTTGAAATTATGGTTAACGGTAAACGGTCAACCCATGCAAAACGGCACTACCGCTAACTTTATATTTAAAATACCTTACCTGATACATTATGTAAGCCAGTTTATGACCTTGCTGCCCGGCGATATTATCTCTACCGGTACGCCTGCGGGTGTTGGCCTTGGCTTTAAACCACCGGTTTACTTAAAACCTGGCGATGTGGTTGAACTGGGTATCGATGGATTGGGTACATCCAAACAAACATTAGTGGCCTATGCTAAAAATTGA
- a CDS encoding SDR family NAD(P)-dependent oxidoreductase, protein MFDLKGRTAVITGGGSGIGRATAVLFAKQGAVSHVIDLNEVQAVAVVEEIKQAGGQAQYHICDVSDYPQVEKVLNTIGTINILVNNAGIAHVGKADNTSEEDFDRVFKINVKGVYNFLHTALPMMVKNGGGVVLNLSSIGAVVGISDRFAYSMSKGAVQAMTLSVARDYIHDNIRCNCICPARVHTPFVDGFIAKNYPGQEKEIFEKLSKSQPIGRMGTTDEIATLILYLCSDEASFITGCDYHIDGGFIKLNN, encoded by the coding sequence ATGTTTGATCTTAAAGGAAGAACAGCGGTAATTACCGGTGGGGGCAGCGGGATTGGTCGCGCTACGGCAGTTTTATTTGCCAAACAGGGCGCAGTAAGCCATGTTATTGATTTGAACGAGGTACAAGCTGTAGCCGTGGTTGAAGAGATAAAACAAGCGGGCGGGCAGGCACAATATCATATTTGCGATGTTAGCGACTACCCCCAGGTTGAAAAAGTTTTAAATACTATTGGCACCATCAATATCCTGGTGAATAATGCCGGTATAGCCCACGTGGGTAAAGCCGATAATACCAGTGAAGAGGATTTTGACCGGGTGTTTAAGATCAACGTTAAAGGCGTTTACAATTTTTTGCACACCGCTTTGCCTATGATGGTAAAAAACGGCGGCGGAGTGGTGCTTAATCTTTCGTCTATCGGTGCGGTGGTAGGCATTAGCGACAGGTTTGCTTATTCTATGAGCAAAGGCGCGGTACAGGCTATGACTTTATCTGTGGCGCGCGATTACATTCATGATAACATCCGTTGTAATTGCATTTGCCCGGCAAGGGTACATACGCCGTTTGTAGACGGCTTCATTGCCAAAAACTACCCGGGGCAGGAGAAGGAAATATTTGAGAAGCTATCAAAATCGCAGCCCATTGGCCGCATGGGTACTACTGACGAAATTGCCACGCTGATATTATATTTATGCTCGGACGAGGCATCATTTATTACTGGCTGCGATTATCATATCGACGGCGGATTTATAAAATTGAATAATTAG
- a CDS encoding sodium:solute symporter family transporter, with product MNKFTTIDYIIFLIYFVIVSTYGYMVYRKKHKKGVSGSHDFFLAEGSLTWWAIGASLIASNISAEQFIGASGQGFTVGVAVAAYEWIAAIALIIVAVWFIPVYLKNKIYTMPQFLETRYNKWVSLIMAIFWLFLYVIVNLTSILYLGAVAISSLLGGGVNMLHIIIIGLAVFALAIALGGMKVIGYTDVIQVLVLVIGGLATTYIALTLVSEHFGLGKNALAGFTAMLKDSPDHFHMILAKPKPGDSQEYVNKYLLLPGIAMYFAGQWIVNLNYWGCNQYITQRALGADMKTARTGILFAGLMKLAMPIIVILPGIAAYVLYKNGALHNEMTAGGHLNPDNSYSAVLGFLPNGLKGLSVAALTAAIVASLAGKANSISTIWTMDIYKKYIKKDADEKGMVGMGKWVIALCLIISIALTWSDTLGIGGEGGFTFIQKYTGFISPGIFAIFILGFFWKRTTGAGAIVGILTGFAMSVLFNNYAPALFGHETFLYTAFLNKDGVYEIPFLICMGLSFLFTMIAIVLVSLAGPKINPRSFVLDKGMFKVDPRTLALIVVTLLLLAALYIRFW from the coding sequence ATGAATAAATTTACTACTATTGATTACATTATCTTCCTGATCTATTTTGTGATCGTGTCGACATACGGTTATATGGTGTATCGCAAAAAGCACAAAAAAGGGGTATCAGGCAGTCACGATTTTTTCCTGGCCGAAGGCTCGCTTACCTGGTGGGCTATTGGTGCATCGCTTATTGCCTCTAATATTTCGGCCGAACAATTTATTGGCGCCAGCGGGCAAGGTTTTACAGTAGGTGTGGCCGTTGCCGCTTACGAGTGGATCGCCGCCATCGCGCTGATCATAGTAGCAGTGTGGTTTATCCCGGTATACCTGAAAAATAAAATATACACCATGCCGCAGTTCCTGGAAACGCGGTACAATAAATGGGTAAGTTTAATTATGGCCATCTTTTGGCTGTTTTTATATGTAATTGTTAACCTAACCTCTATCCTTTACCTTGGTGCTGTGGCTATAAGTAGCTTGTTGGGTGGCGGTGTCAATATGCTGCATATTATTATTATTGGTTTGGCTGTATTTGCCCTGGCTATTGCCCTGGGGGGTATGAAGGTTATTGGTTATACCGACGTAATACAGGTACTGGTCCTGGTAATTGGTGGTTTAGCCACTACTTATATTGCCTTAACATTGGTGAGTGAACACTTTGGCTTAGGTAAAAACGCCTTAGCTGGTTTCACTGCTATGTTAAAGGATTCCCCGGACCACTTCCACATGATACTGGCCAAGCCTAAACCCGGCGATTCGCAGGAGTACGTAAATAAATACCTGTTATTACCGGGCATTGCCATGTATTTTGCAGGGCAGTGGATTGTGAACCTTAACTATTGGGGCTGTAACCAATACATCACCCAAAGGGCTTTAGGCGCTGATATGAAAACCGCGCGTACAGGTATCCTGTTTGCCGGTTTAATGAAGCTGGCAATGCCTATCATAGTAATTTTACCAGGTATTGCTGCCTATGTATTATATAAAAATGGCGCCCTGCACAATGAAATGACTGCCGGCGGGCATTTAAACCCGGATAACTCTTATTCGGCAGTGCTTGGGTTTTTACCTAATGGGTTAAAAGGCCTTTCGGTAGCGGCTTTGACTGCAGCTATTGTAGCATCGTTAGCAGGTAAAGCTAACAGTATATCCACTATATGGACAATGGATATCTACAAAAAGTACATTAAAAAGGATGCGGATGAAAAAGGCATGGTGGGTATGGGTAAATGGGTTATCGCCTTGTGTCTGATCATCTCTATCGCTTTAACCTGGAGCGATACGCTGGGCATTGGCGGCGAAGGTGGTTTCACCTTCATTCAAAAATATACAGGCTTTATCAGTCCGGGTATATTTGCCATATTCATTCTGGGCTTCTTCTGGAAACGGACAACCGGTGCCGGTGCCATTGTGGGTATTTTAACAGGCTTTGCCATGTCGGTATTGTTTAATAACTATGCCCCTGCCTTATTTGGCCACGAAACATTTTTATACACGGCGTTTTTGAATAAAGATGGTGTATACGAAATACCGTTCCTGATCTGTATGGGGCTATCCTTCCTGTTTACCATGATAGCCATTGTGCTGGTAAGTTTGGCAGGCCCGAAGATCAACCCAAGATCATTTGTATTAGACAAAGGCATGTTCAAGGTAGATCCAAGAACATTAGCACTTATTGTGGTAACCCTTTTACTGCTGGCAGCGCTTTATATCAGGTTCTGGTAA
- a CDS encoding amidohydrolase family protein — protein MLKIDAHQHFWIFDAIRDSWITDDMHVIRRDFLPHDLQYVLHENGIDGCIAVQADQSEEQNGFLLHLTEGNDFIKGIVGWVDLQAENIEARLEFYSHTRLMKGFRHVLQGESNRALMLEPAFKRGISLLSKYNFTYDILIFPDQLKYAAQLAQEFPQQKFVLDHIAKPDIKSNKIGEWAADIKQLAANKNVYCKVSGMVTEADWHNWTNDTFTKYLDVVFNAFGTERIMFGSDWPVCLVAAEYSAMKAILGGYVQQFTAAEQDMIFGGNAVSFYKL, from the coding sequence ATGCTAAAAATTGATGCGCACCAGCATTTTTGGATATTTGATGCAATACGAGATAGCTGGATAACCGACGATATGCACGTTATCCGGCGCGATTTTTTGCCGCATGACCTGCAATATGTTTTGCATGAAAATGGTATAGATGGCTGTATAGCCGTGCAAGCCGACCAAAGTGAAGAGCAAAACGGCTTTCTGTTGCACTTGACCGAAGGGAACGATTTCATAAAGGGGATTGTGGGTTGGGTTGATCTACAAGCAGAAAATATTGAAGCACGACTTGAATTTTATAGTCATACCAGGCTAATGAAAGGCTTTCGCCATGTGCTGCAGGGCGAAAGCAACCGGGCGCTGATGCTGGAACCCGCGTTTAAACGGGGTATAAGCCTGCTAAGCAAATACAACTTCACGTACGATATATTGATCTTTCCAGATCAGTTAAAATATGCTGCGCAACTTGCGCAGGAATTTCCGCAACAAAAATTTGTGTTAGACCATATTGCCAAGCCTGATATAAAAAGCAATAAAATAGGCGAATGGGCCGCAGATATTAAACAGCTGGCCGCTAATAAAAATGTTTACTGCAAAGTATCGGGTATGGTTACTGAAGCCGACTGGCATAATTGGACTAACGATACTTTTACAAAATATCTTGATGTAGTATTTAACGCATTCGGTACGGAACGCATTATGTTCGGTTCTGACTGGCCTGTGTGTTTAGTAGCAGCTGAATATTCGGCAATGAAAGCGATTTTGGGTGGGTATGTGCAGCAATTTACCGCTGCCGAACAGGATATGATATTTGGAGGGAACGCTGTAAGCTTCTACAAGCTATAG
- a CDS encoding DUF6515 family protein, which yields MKRAYKGISGLLLAGCLIFILTSDANAQRGRGGFHGAAPHIGFGIGFGGPRFGFGFGAYRPYYAYPRVGFYINTLPYGYYPFYWGPDQYFYYGGTFYRPYNNGYEIAAPPIGAAIPKLPSNAHPIMIDGQQYYELNGVYYKESVDDKGKKVYIVSGKDGVLNTNNVEPADDQRPPQVGDVVTMLPEGCRKVTLNGKKYFVSADDIYYEEFTDANNNISYRIASVPEAEEPVKQ from the coding sequence ATGAAAAGGGCATATAAAGGTATATCCGGTTTATTGCTTGCCGGGTGTTTAATTTTCATTTTAACAAGCGATGCCAATGCCCAGCGTGGCCGCGGCGGTTTTCATGGCGCAGCGCCACATATAGGTTTTGGTATAGGTTTCGGCGGACCGCGTTTTGGCTTCGGGTTTGGCGCTTACCGGCCATACTATGCATACCCGCGTGTGGGTTTTTATATTAATACCCTGCCATATGGTTATTACCCGTTCTATTGGGGACCAGATCAGTACTTTTATTACGGCGGCACATTTTATCGCCCCTATAATAACGGGTATGAAATTGCAGCGCCGCCAATTGGTGCAGCTATCCCCAAATTACCATCAAACGCGCACCCGATAATGATAGATGGTCAGCAATATTACGAACTGAACGGCGTGTACTACAAAGAAAGTGTGGATGATAAAGGCAAGAAGGTATATATTGTATCGGGCAAGGATGGCGTGTTAAACACCAATAATGTCGAGCCGGCTGATGATCAGCGCCCGCCCCAGGTAGGTGATGTTGTTACCATGTTACCCGAAGGCTGCCGTAAGGTTACCCTAAATGGCAAAAAGTATTTTGTATCGGCTGATGATATCTATTATGAAGAATTCACCGATGCGAACAACAATATCAGTTATCGCATAGCCAGCGTTCCCGAGGCAGAGGAACCCGTTAAACAATAA
- a CDS encoding FAD-dependent oxidoreductase: protein MFKKLLLSILLTSTLGAYAETIKTDVLVVGGTASGVAAGIQSARSKVKTMLVEPGPWLGGEMTAGGMCILDGNRTLQAGIWGEFRKKVRDFYKKTPGYDTTANAPLKFEPYTGAAILKKICDTVKNLTLKLNTAYSAVKKDGNGWEVTVTMNGKPVTIKTKVLVDATPLGDLAAMAGTKFSVGFDSRKETGEELAPEKALPVIEDITWVAVVKEFPKNTIYLMQQPKGYDESLYVCLKGKDIKKMLESGRLPNNKFMIKWTECANTYGVTIEQLSPAKREEYYRSVRLRTLGLVFYIQNELGFKNIGIEDSEFGSKDHLPYIPYIREYRRAQGLVRMGLREIYTPYANKLYRTSIAVGDASFGQHYSDPAAPKTNYPPLPAYTVPLGAVVVKDQVNLLVTEKAMSTTHLANASTFYPSVQMTVGQGAGATAAYCAFFASNGKTTKNLDVRAIQGELMDFKAMLYPYADVSPSDKYYRAIEQVTATGLLREIQEPKGKAMQVLFKPDSAVVTAEIKPVLLETFTRAFIWFSKNKPGEQFTVGDLVSYLSDYTLTEPKTLQLTLQKQWLDTYKFKQAFDMKRPVTRYEFAVLVNKYLNPFSTHVDVTGKIVN from the coding sequence ATGTTTAAAAAGTTGCTTTTATCCATATTATTAACTTCCACTTTAGGCGCTTATGCTGAAACCATAAAAACCGATGTACTGGTTGTTGGTGGTACCGCCAGCGGTGTTGCTGCAGGCATACAAAGCGCGCGCAGCAAGGTAAAAACCATGCTGGTTGAACCGGGACCCTGGCTTGGCGGAGAGATGACCGCCGGGGGGATGTGCATACTGGACGGGAACCGCACTCTACAAGCAGGCATATGGGGCGAGTTCCGGAAAAAGGTACGCGACTTTTACAAAAAAACGCCGGGTTACGATACTACGGCTAATGCCCCTTTAAAGTTTGAACCCTACACAGGCGCGGCTATCCTGAAAAAGATATGCGATACCGTTAAAAACCTGACCCTGAAATTAAACACAGCATATTCCGCAGTAAAAAAAGACGGTAACGGCTGGGAAGTAACTGTGACCATGAATGGTAAACCAGTTACTATTAAAACAAAGGTTTTGGTTGATGCTACTCCGTTAGGCGACCTGGCAGCTATGGCAGGAACAAAGTTTTCTGTTGGATTCGACAGTCGCAAGGAAACAGGCGAGGAACTGGCGCCCGAGAAAGCACTACCTGTTATTGAAGATATTACCTGGGTAGCCGTAGTAAAGGAATTTCCGAAAAACACCATTTACCTGATGCAACAGCCCAAAGGTTATGACGAATCGCTTTACGTTTGCCTGAAAGGAAAGGACATTAAAAAAATGCTGGAGAGTGGCCGCCTGCCTAACAATAAATTCATGATCAAATGGACTGAGTGTGCCAATACCTACGGGGTTACTATTGAGCAGTTAAGTCCGGCCAAACGGGAAGAGTATTACAGATCGGTACGCCTGCGCACGCTTGGTTTGGTGTTTTACATCCAGAATGAATTAGGTTTTAAAAATATCGGCATTGAAGATTCGGAGTTTGGATCGAAAGACCACCTGCCTTATATCCCCTACATACGTGAATACCGCCGTGCCCAGGGCTTGGTGCGGATGGGTTTAAGGGAAATATATACGCCGTACGCTAATAAACTTTACCGCACTTCAATTGCCGTTGGCGATGCCTCTTTTGGACAGCATTACAGCGACCCAGCCGCACCTAAAACTAATTATCCGCCTTTACCGGCGTATACCGTTCCATTGGGGGCTGTGGTAGTTAAAGACCAAGTAAACCTGTTGGTAACAGAGAAGGCCATGAGCACCACCCACCTGGCCAATGCCAGTACATTTTATCCATCGGTACAAATGACGGTTGGACAGGGCGCGGGGGCAACCGCTGCTTATTGCGCTTTTTTTGCAAGCAATGGCAAAACCACCAAAAACCTTGATGTGCGGGCTATACAAGGTGAGTTGATGGATTTTAAAGCCATGCTTTATCCTTATGCGGATGTTTCCCCATCAGATAAGTATTATCGCGCTATAGAGCAGGTTACTGCGACAGGCTTGCTGCGCGAGATACAGGAGCCTAAAGGTAAAGCCATGCAGGTGCTATTTAAACCCGATTCGGCTGTAGTGACCGCTGAAATTAAACCGGTGCTGCTGGAAACTTTTACCCGTGCATTTATATGGTTCAGCAAAAACAAACCCGGCGAGCAGTTTACCGTGGGCGACCTGGTATCATACCTGAGCGATTATACCCTTACCGAGCCGAAAACCCTTCAGCTAACCCTGCAAAAACAATGGCTGGATACTTATAAATTTAAACAGGCATTTGATATGAAACGCCCGGTAACCCGTTATGAATTCGCGGTGCTGGTGAACAAATACCTGAACCCATTCTCAACACATGTTGATGTGACGGGGAAAATTGTGAATTAG
- a CDS encoding amidase yields MKNNNLKYITIFTISGLSFVLGAFVMKAVDRTPITVPIVLEAQKISNFNFSPAQADSMLNYLDARSKDYQELRALKMPNSVVPSLTFNPIPQGFVPQDKTNGFVLAKTAPVKLPANKDDLAFYTVRQLGELLRTKQVTSVELTRFFIERLKKYNTRLLFVITLTEEYAMKRAAKADAEIKSGHYRGILHGIPYGVKDLLAQKDYKTTFGAVPFKDQQLNTDATVITKLEEAGAVMVAKLTLGELAQGDVWFGGQTKNPWDITRGSSGSSAGPASAVSAGCLPFAIGSETLGSIVSPSTECGDTGLRPSFGRISKYGAMALSWSMDKLGPITRSVEDCAIVFNTIHGVDPKDLSTIPASFNYNGNGKDLKGWKIGYLKASFTNRSLNYKNDSITLNKLKELGAELIPLEMPKIPATAVGLMLDAEAGAAFQDLLLNHREDGMVLQGKNAWPNTFRWAQFIPATEYINASRARTLLVQEWYEQLKGLDIYVAPSFSSNLRLTNLTGNPCVVLPNGFNQRGRPTSITFMGQLFGEGKLLQAAGIYQNATDFHTKHPALNF; encoded by the coding sequence ATGAAAAATAATAACCTAAAGTACATTACAATTTTTACAATCAGCGGTTTAAGCTTCGTTTTAGGCGCTTTTGTAATGAAAGCCGTCGACCGAACCCCAATAACCGTCCCTATAGTGCTGGAAGCACAAAAGATCAGCAACTTCAACTTTTCGCCCGCCCAGGCCGACTCTATGCTGAATTATCTTGACGCGCGTTCAAAAGATTATCAGGAACTACGCGCCCTTAAAATGCCCAACAGTGTAGTGCCGTCGTTAACTTTTAACCCAATACCACAAGGGTTTGTTCCACAGGATAAAACAAACGGATTTGTGCTGGCAAAAACAGCCCCGGTAAAACTACCTGCGAATAAAGACGACCTGGCTTTTTATACGGTTAGGCAGTTAGGCGAATTGTTGCGCACCAAACAGGTAACATCTGTTGAATTGACCCGCTTTTTTATAGAACGCCTTAAAAAATATAACACCAGGCTATTATTTGTAATTACGCTTACCGAAGAATATGCCATGAAGCGAGCAGCTAAGGCCGATGCTGAAATAAAGAGCGGCCATTACCGTGGCATATTACACGGTATACCCTACGGGGTGAAAGACTTGCTGGCGCAGAAGGATTACAAAACCACATTTGGCGCCGTCCCTTTTAAGGATCAGCAGCTAAACACAGACGCTACGGTAATTACTAAACTTGAAGAAGCCGGCGCGGTAATGGTGGCCAAGCTTACTTTAGGAGAGCTGGCCCAGGGCGACGTATGGTTTGGCGGGCAAACAAAAAATCCCTGGGATATTACCCGTGGCTCCAGCGGGTCGTCTGCCGGGCCGGCATCGGCAGTCAGCGCGGGATGCTTGCCATTTGCCATTGGTTCGGAAACTTTAGGGTCTATCGTATCCCCATCAACCGAGTGCGGGGATACCGGGCTGCGTCCATCATTTGGCAGGATAAGTAAATATGGGGCTATGGCTTTAAGCTGGAGCATGGATAAGTTGGGCCCCATTACCCGCAGCGTAGAAGATTGTGCGATTGTGTTTAACACGATTCACGGCGTAGATCCGAAGGATCTGAGTACCATCCCTGCCAGCTTTAATTACAATGGTAATGGCAAGGATTTAAAAGGCTGGAAAATAGGCTATCTTAAAGCATCGTTTACTAACCGGTCATTAAATTATAAAAACGATTCCATTACCCTTAACAAGCTTAAAGAACTTGGTGCGGAACTTATCCCTTTGGAAATGCCTAAAATACCGGCTACAGCCGTTGGGCTTATGCTGGATGCTGAAGCTGGCGCGGCTTTCCAGGACCTATTACTTAACCACCGCGAAGATGGTATGGTATTACAGGGTAAGAATGCCTGGCCCAATACCTTCCGCTGGGCACAATTTATCCCCGCTACCGAATATATTAATGCCAGTCGTGCACGTACGTTGTTAGTACAGGAGTGGTATGAGCAATTAAAGGGGCTTGATATTTATGTTGCGCCATCCTTTAGCTCGAATTTGCGCCTAACCAATTTAACCGGCAACCCATGCGTGGTATTGCCTAACGGGTTTAACCAGCGCGGCAGGCCAACCAGTATTACCTTTATGGGTCAGCTTTTTGGCGAAGGTAAACTGCTGCAAGCCGCTGGCATTTACCAAAACGCTACCGATTTTCACACCAAACACCCAGCCTTAAATTTTTAA